A region from the Candidatus Electrothrix scaldis genome encodes:
- the ffh gene encoding signal recognition particle protein, whose protein sequence is MFDNLTDRLEGVFKKLRGHGRLTEENIEEAMREVRTALLEADVNLQVVKEFIASVTEKAVGKEVLASLAPGQQVIKVVYEELVTLLGSQAEPLRLDGPQPVVIMMAGLQGSGKTTTSAKIARQLKEKGRKPFLVPADVYRPAAIEQLHVLGEQLEVPVFNSSTEQSPVDIARQAVAEAERAGHDTVIIDTAGRLHVDEQLMGELQEISSAVRLSEVLFVADAMTGQDAVTVADKFNTDLEITGVVLTKMEGDARGGAALSVKKITGKPIKFAGVGEALDALEIFHPDRTASRILGMGDVLSLIEKAEQVVDEKEAKRLAKKIRKNVFTLQDFLEQLQNIKKMGSLEQLMGMVPGINKLKQLQNAPMPDEKELLKTEAIVLSMTKKERDNYKIINASRRQRIAKGSGTSLQEVNRVLKSYTMMLKMMKKMQGKATVTKGGKRRKMPKGLRR, encoded by the coding sequence ATGTTTGATAATTTAACAGATCGCCTTGAGGGCGTGTTCAAAAAACTGCGCGGGCACGGCAGACTGACAGAAGAGAATATTGAAGAAGCCATGCGCGAAGTGCGCACGGCCCTGCTCGAAGCAGATGTCAATCTCCAGGTCGTTAAGGAGTTTATCGCTTCGGTAACAGAGAAGGCTGTCGGCAAAGAGGTCCTGGCCAGCTTAGCTCCAGGACAGCAGGTTATTAAAGTTGTTTACGAAGAACTGGTAACCCTACTTGGTAGCCAAGCAGAACCACTTCGCCTTGACGGTCCCCAGCCTGTTGTCATTATGATGGCTGGCTTGCAAGGATCTGGTAAAACAACAACTTCAGCGAAAATTGCCCGGCAGCTGAAGGAAAAAGGTCGCAAACCGTTCCTGGTTCCGGCGGATGTTTATCGACCAGCAGCTATTGAGCAATTGCACGTCCTTGGTGAGCAGCTTGAAGTTCCTGTTTTCAATTCTTCAACAGAGCAGAGCCCGGTAGATATTGCCCGTCAGGCGGTGGCTGAGGCGGAACGAGCCGGTCATGATACAGTCATCATAGATACTGCCGGACGTCTCCATGTTGACGAGCAACTCATGGGCGAGTTGCAGGAAATTTCTTCAGCAGTACGCCTCTCCGAGGTCTTGTTTGTGGCAGATGCCATGACAGGCCAGGATGCTGTTACTGTTGCCGACAAGTTTAATACCGACCTTGAAATTACCGGTGTCGTCCTGACCAAGATGGAAGGTGACGCCCGAGGCGGTGCGGCCCTCTCTGTTAAAAAAATTACAGGAAAGCCGATTAAATTTGCCGGTGTGGGCGAGGCCCTTGATGCCCTTGAAATTTTTCATCCTGATCGAACCGCCTCTCGTATTCTGGGAATGGGTGACGTTTTATCACTCATCGAAAAGGCAGAGCAGGTTGTTGATGAAAAAGAAGCAAAAAGACTTGCCAAAAAAATTCGCAAAAACGTTTTCACCCTGCAAGACTTTCTTGAGCAGCTGCAGAATATCAAGAAAATGGGCAGCCTTGAACAGCTCATGGGTATGGTCCCCGGCATTAACAAACTCAAGCAACTGCAAAATGCCCCGATGCCCGACGAAAAAGAGCTGCTAAAAACCGAGGCTATTGTCCTGTCCATGACGAAAAAGGAACGGGATAATTACAAGATAATCAATGCCAGCCGCAGACAGCGTATAGCAAAAGGTTCGGGAACCTCACTCCAGGAAGTCAATCGTGTTCTGAAAAGCTATACCATGATGCTTAAGATGATGAAAAAAATGCAGGGTAAGGCCACCGTAACCAAGGGCGGCAAACGGCGAAAAATGCCCAAGGGACTGCGACGCTAA
- the fabD gene encoding ACP S-malonyltransferase, whose amino-acid sequence MKKTAILFPGQGSQYIGMGQAFLEADQEASALMDMAEEISGFPLRKLCLEGPIEDLTRVLHLQPALTAINLICWQQLKKALPDLAPAYAGGHSLGEYSALQAAGVVSAKDALTLVTKRGEFMEREGAANPGGMLAVLGLTIEEVDNLLKDYSGPGVVVVANHNAEQQIIISGDQEGLDGFSAVCKENGAKKIVALKVSVANHSPLVAGAVADFSACMAEISFQAPNTPVLFNVTASQESDPQVIRDIMARQIASRVRWYESINSMVADGVEVFVELGPKTVLTGMMRKILPRKSSVTCVQADTPELIEKAVDIITG is encoded by the coding sequence ATGAAAAAAACAGCAATTCTCTTTCCCGGTCAGGGATCACAATACATTGGCATGGGCCAGGCCTTTCTGGAAGCAGATCAGGAAGCATCCGCATTAATGGACATGGCAGAAGAAATTTCAGGTTTCCCTTTAAGAAAGCTCTGCCTCGAAGGACCGATAGAAGACCTGACCCGTGTTCTGCATTTGCAACCTGCCTTGACAGCGATCAATCTGATCTGCTGGCAGCAACTCAAGAAAGCCCTCCCTGACCTGGCCCCGGCCTATGCTGGTGGACATTCCCTTGGTGAATACTCGGCTTTGCAGGCCGCAGGTGTCGTCTCTGCAAAAGATGCCTTAACCCTGGTGACCAAGCGTGGCGAATTTATGGAGCGCGAAGGCGCGGCCAACCCAGGAGGCATGCTGGCAGTTCTTGGCCTGACCATTGAGGAGGTTGATAACCTTCTTAAAGACTACAGCGGTCCCGGCGTTGTTGTTGTCGCCAACCATAATGCGGAACAGCAGATTATTATTTCCGGTGATCAGGAAGGCTTGGATGGTTTCAGTGCGGTCTGCAAAGAAAACGGAGCAAAAAAAATCGTTGCCCTGAAGGTCTCTGTGGCAAACCACAGTCCACTGGTTGCCGGTGCTGTCGCTGATTTCTCAGCCTGTATGGCCGAAATTTCTTTTCAAGCACCCAATACCCCGGTCCTCTTCAACGTGACCGCCTCCCAGGAAAGCGACCCGCAAGTAATACGAGATATTATGGCCCGCCAGATCGCCTCCCGGGTTCGCTGGTATGAATCCATTAATAGTATGGTTGCAGATGGCGTTGAGGTCTTTGTTGAACTTGGCCCCAAAACAGTCCTCACCGGAATGATGCGCAAAATTCTTCCGAGAAAAAGTTCTGTCACCTGCGTGCAGGCAGACACTCCTGAGCTCATCGAAAAAGCAGTTGATATTATTACAGGTTAA
- a CDS encoding IS1380 family transposase, whose product MKSKQNKRSARVSPKKIQINKGAKGVTAQAGLIPAVKFLQKHNVGQLIQETLEHQRGATATYDAVDIIFLPLIAIIGGARSISNIATVWADSVLCRIAGWRLIPDETTFGRLFRTFSYRHINNLEVLNHRLRARMWRKGLRSGKSKVGAAHCLVVDVDSTEKTVYGSQQGAAKGFNPHKRGAKSYHPLLAFCAESKEILQGWLRCGNAYTSNGIVEFTKQLLAHLPNGTRILFRGDSGFFVGALLDLLDQYGHSYLIKVKLKGLVTLLSKQSWEPVPGQAGWEQCIFFHKCTTWSSTRLFVAVRREKPADPAKPATLFEMKEFDYFCYVVSEIADPWQVHKRYGQRATCETWIEEAKNQTALVHIKTEDFWANSVLFQTAILAYNTIRWMALLSGNAVLRRWEPGTIRTFLVRVAGKYTTGGRQQKLFVPERMLYSTQWDDWVAVGLY is encoded by the coding sequence ATGAAGTCTAAACAGAATAAACGATCTGCCCGAGTCTCGCCCAAAAAAATACAAATTAATAAAGGAGCAAAAGGGGTTACAGCACAGGCAGGCTTGATTCCTGCCGTAAAGTTCCTGCAAAAACATAATGTTGGCCAGCTTATCCAGGAAACTTTAGAACATCAACGCGGAGCCACCGCCACTTATGATGCAGTTGATATAATATTTCTCCCTTTGATAGCTATTATCGGCGGAGCTCGTTCTATCAGCAATATTGCAACAGTCTGGGCAGATAGCGTACTTTGCCGGATAGCAGGATGGCGGTTAATCCCGGACGAAACAACCTTTGGCCGCCTTTTTCGAACATTCAGCTATCGTCATATCAATAACCTGGAAGTTCTTAATCATCGGTTGCGTGCTCGCATGTGGCGTAAGGGATTGCGATCCGGGAAAAGTAAAGTCGGTGCAGCCCACTGTCTGGTTGTTGATGTGGATTCCACAGAAAAGACGGTATACGGTTCTCAGCAAGGAGCGGCCAAAGGGTTTAATCCACATAAACGCGGTGCAAAATCGTATCATCCTCTGCTTGCATTTTGCGCTGAAAGCAAAGAGATATTGCAAGGGTGGCTTCGATGCGGCAATGCCTATACAAGTAATGGTATTGTCGAGTTTACCAAGCAACTTCTGGCACACCTTCCCAATGGAACCCGGATTTTGTTCAGGGGCGACAGCGGTTTTTTTGTTGGTGCCCTGCTTGATCTTTTGGATCAGTATGGTCATAGTTACCTGATCAAGGTTAAGCTCAAGGGGCTGGTCACCCTTCTGTCCAAACAATCCTGGGAGCCGGTCCCCGGGCAGGCCGGTTGGGAACAATGTATCTTTTTTCATAAATGTACGACCTGGTCTTCGACCCGACTCTTTGTTGCGGTCCGCAGAGAGAAACCGGCTGACCCGGCAAAACCAGCGACCCTGTTTGAGATGAAGGAGTTCGATTACTTCTGTTATGTGGTCAGTGAGATTGCTGATCCATGGCAGGTCCACAAACGATACGGCCAACGAGCAACTTGTGAAACCTGGATTGAGGAAGCAAAAAACCAGACTGCGTTGGTACATATCAAGACAGAAGATTTCTGGGCAAATAGTGTGTTGTTTCAAACTGCTATTCTGGCATACAACACGATACGATGGATGGCTTTATTGAGCGGTAATGCTGTATTACGTCGCTGGGAGCCAGGTACAATTCGTACATTTCTCGTTCGGGTGGCTGGGAAGTATACTACTGGTGGACGGCAGCAAAAGCTATTTGTTCCCGAACGAATGCTGTATTCCACTCAGTGGGATGACTGGGTGGCGGTGGGGCTGTACTGA
- a CDS encoding DUF4304 domain-containing protein, translating to MEAPKLIGTIASIVHKQILKPNGFRKKGMTASRQRTYPEILNFQSSKWNDSKSAEFTINLGIYIEEIHECSGAHPVGDNIKEYNCDMRERIGSLMPGGTDYWWEVREGSDPESIASEVIDALSSFGLPWFDKYQNLVNIASFYENKDPFMAAVTQVVLGNIKQAEEFAKLAYMKAHKLRKRPLRDWALKNGIALPNQ from the coding sequence ATGGAAGCACCGAAACTAATAGGCACTATTGCCTCAATCGTACATAAGCAGATTCTGAAGCCCAATGGCTTCAGGAAGAAGGGCATGACTGCCTCACGTCAAAGGACGTACCCTGAAATCCTGAATTTTCAGTCCTCCAAATGGAATGACAGTAAGAGTGCCGAGTTTACCATCAACCTGGGAATCTATATCGAAGAGATCCATGAATGCTCAGGAGCTCATCCAGTAGGTGACAATATCAAAGAATACAATTGTGACATGAGAGAAAGAATCGGAAGTCTGATGCCCGGTGGTACCGACTACTGGTGGGAAGTACGCGAAGGTTCTGATCCTGAATCTATCGCTTCGGAGGTCATTGATGCTTTGTCTTCCTTTGGACTCCCATGGTTCGATAAGTATCAGAATCTAGTCAACATAGCATCCTTCTACGAGAATAAGGACCCCTTTATGGCGGCAGTTACTCAAGTGGTCCTAGGTAACATAAAGCAAGCTGAGGAATTCGCCAAATTGGCCTACATGAAAGCTCATAAGCTAAGGAAACGTCCTCTACGAGACTGGGCACTTAAGAACGGAATAGCTTTGCCTAACCAGTAA
- a CDS encoding DNA-binding protein: MMKKYIPAALALALLCTNPVFAEETKSTPISAEAAASLSGKPIAGKVLEVQSAGGYTYLLIQNEQGEIWTALPESKIEAGQEVVVSPGMLMKSFESKSLGKTFDVVIFSSGLADAGALHQAAAEGDAHASHASEKTKVPVSEADLEKLSGGSARAVVPADEVKVEKAEGANAQTVAECFAKAEELNNKTVRVRGKVMKFSSMIMGKNWIHLQDGTGDAEKKTHDLVVTTSGEAKKGAVITVEGSLHKDKDFGAGYRYAAIIEDAKVLE; encoded by the coding sequence ATGATGAAAAAATATATCCCGGCAGCCTTGGCCTTAGCCTTGCTGTGTACCAATCCTGTATTCGCAGAAGAGACCAAATCTACCCCTATCAGCGCTGAAGCCGCAGCAAGTCTCTCAGGAAAACCTATTGCCGGTAAGGTTCTTGAGGTACAATCAGCTGGTGGTTACACCTATCTGCTGATACAAAATGAACAGGGCGAGATTTGGACAGCACTGCCTGAAAGCAAGATAGAGGCTGGCCAGGAAGTGGTTGTCAGCCCTGGCATGCTCATGAAGTCCTTTGAGTCTAAATCATTAGGAAAGACCTTTGATGTGGTCATCTTCTCTTCCGGTCTGGCAGATGCTGGTGCTCTGCATCAGGCAGCTGCGGAAGGAGATGCTCATGCTTCCCATGCCTCAGAAAAAACGAAAGTCCCGGTCAGCGAGGCTGATCTGGAAAAACTCTCTGGAGGCTCTGCCCGAGCCGTTGTTCCTGCTGATGAGGTCAAGGTGGAAAAGGCAGAAGGAGCAAATGCTCAGACTGTTGCGGAATGTTTTGCCAAGGCCGAGGAACTGAATAACAAAACCGTTCGGGTTCGCGGCAAAGTCATGAAATTCTCCAGCATGATTATGGGAAAAAACTGGATCCATCTTCAGGATGGCACCGGCGATGCAGAGAAAAAAACCCACGATCTCGTAGTGACAACCTCTGGTGAAGCAAAAAAAGGCGCTGTTATTACCGTGGAAGGCTCCCTGCATAAGGACAAAGACTTCGGGGCAGGATATCGCTATGCTGCAATAATTGAGGACGCAAAAGTCCTGGAATAA
- a CDS encoding ferritin-like domain-containing protein yields MNASGTAKIWTKELVQAHAQAAVAVEFYTLPFYITALCSIKEEQCEAVQIIHSVIMEEMLHLQLAANLCLALDTVPNFKPPQYGSDIPYICPYNPETGECCFLNATLGPMNDTTLDTMLDIETPEQAQLRKDVNHTQPKYPYHSIGEMYDALVVGINRVGTKQFSWDTKYQQSQWDKQNFCQTIDSYQKAQDAIQAIVNQGEGHLFNEDLAPPPWTEKNFPVPPYYRFASNPEGPNPYNGYSHFGRFIRIKNKELPESYTGRDEPDHPVNKPLQKNFFQLILMLETLWRDGGTNVGGSDVLRTVITGVMQEIFTNTRACWQAGVTPHWFGLPFVELRQGMGIV; encoded by the coding sequence ATGAACGCATCAGGAACTGCAAAAATATGGACAAAAGAGCTTGTCCAGGCCCATGCTCAGGCCGCAGTCGCTGTGGAATTCTACACCTTGCCCTTTTATATCACAGCATTGTGCTCCATCAAAGAAGAGCAGTGTGAGGCCGTGCAGATTATTCACAGCGTTATTATGGAGGAGATGCTGCATCTTCAGCTGGCAGCCAATCTTTGCCTTGCGCTGGATACAGTCCCGAATTTCAAGCCTCCCCAATATGGCTCTGACATCCCGTACATCTGCCCCTATAACCCAGAAACCGGAGAATGCTGTTTTCTGAATGCCACTTTAGGGCCGATGAATGATACGACCCTCGACACTATGCTGGATATCGAGACCCCGGAACAGGCCCAGCTCCGTAAAGATGTAAACCACACCCAACCAAAGTATCCTTACCATTCTATCGGAGAAATGTACGATGCCCTGGTGGTTGGTATCAACCGGGTCGGTACTAAACAGTTTAGCTGGGATACCAAATACCAGCAAAGCCAATGGGATAAGCAAAATTTCTGCCAAACCATTGACAGCTACCAAAAGGCACAGGATGCCATCCAGGCTATCGTCAACCAGGGAGAAGGCCATCTCTTCAATGAAGATCTCGCCCCTCCCCCCTGGACAGAAAAAAATTTTCCTGTTCCTCCCTACTACCGTTTTGCAAGCAATCCTGAAGGACCAAATCCGTATAATGGCTATTCCCATTTCGGACGTTTTATACGAATAAAGAACAAAGAGCTTCCAGAGAGCTATACAGGGAGAGACGAACCGGATCATCCGGTCAATAAGCCTCTGCAAAAAAATTTTTTCCAGCTGATCCTTATGCTTGAAACCCTCTGGAGAGATGGAGGAACAAATGTTGGTGGCAGTGACGTCCTGCGAACCGTCATCACAGGCGTTATGCAGGAAATTTTCACGAACACCCGGGCATGCTGGCAAGCCGGAGTTACTCCCCATTGGTTCGGCCTTCCCTTTGTTGAGCTGCGCCAGGGAATGGGAATCGTATAA
- the mutL gene encoding DNA mismatch repair endonuclease MutL, translated as MSTIRVLSDHLANQIAAGEVVERPASVVKELLENALDAGADRVNIQVEGDGTRLIRVMDNGGGMDQDDVLLCLERHATSKLIEESQLSAITTLGFRGEALPSIASVSRMSILSRLQDADIGTRAEVRYGALHDLHDHGCACGTIIEVRNLFGNLPARKKFLKTKRTELFHIEEVIRNQALAHPEISFALQVDGRKTITLAGADQEQRVRDVFRYSGRMLDVSWTGEPEALMLRGFLLLPDTSSTAPLRILVNNRPVQDRMIRYAVAEGMKGLLMKGQQPAGALLLDLDPQQVDINVHPAKREIRFREPNEIRRFLVRAVSEAVLRHQEEVRSELFQPRYNEQREQHRDEPLGGALHSAQSEQVEEAASTAYTAAYTATGTSVSPRSSGYLSTTEHKPEQQAERQVYSAEPLPFSSFSATGKEEEKREKKIQEGDLRTAPEQQDFSLSSLRKQAPPQLGQGTKPVAAPQEEPEQPEELQAGPQEYNGLRLIGQFLNLYLLCEHDGELVVIDQHAAHERILYQQLRAAYEQREIAVQNLLFPVTVELGPDHADILEQEAEAVATLGVNVEFFGDTTWVIKAVPAMVGKAPPQEVLFDILDGLASHSGASHSEILPEFIENVLASMACKAAIKSGNHLHPEEMLALLRQMEQSEFFSHCPHGRPVLKTFSRLDVEKWFKRT; from the coding sequence ATGTCTACAATACGCGTCCTTTCCGATCATCTTGCCAATCAGATAGCTGCCGGTGAAGTTGTCGAGCGACCCGCCTCGGTTGTCAAAGAATTATTAGAAAATGCCCTGGATGCCGGTGCTGATCGGGTCAATATTCAGGTAGAAGGTGATGGAACCCGGCTTATCCGGGTCATGGATAATGGTGGCGGCATGGATCAGGATGATGTGCTGCTTTGTCTCGAACGTCATGCGACCTCGAAACTGATTGAGGAAAGTCAACTATCTGCAATCACCACCTTGGGATTTCGGGGTGAAGCATTGCCCAGTATCGCTTCAGTTTCCCGGATGTCCATCCTCTCTCGCCTGCAGGATGCGGATATTGGTACTAGGGCAGAGGTGCGTTATGGGGCTCTGCATGATCTTCATGATCACGGCTGTGCCTGCGGTACCATTATTGAAGTCCGTAATCTGTTCGGGAACCTTCCAGCCCGAAAAAAATTTCTAAAGACAAAACGAACAGAGCTTTTTCATATTGAAGAAGTGATCCGCAATCAGGCGCTCGCTCATCCTGAAATATCTTTTGCCCTTCAGGTGGACGGACGTAAAACCATCACCTTGGCTGGAGCAGATCAAGAGCAGCGTGTCCGGGATGTTTTTCGTTATTCCGGGAGAATGCTTGATGTTAGCTGGACTGGCGAGCCTGAGGCTCTGATGCTCCGGGGGTTTCTTCTCCTGCCTGATACCTCCTCCACAGCACCTCTCCGTATTTTAGTAAATAACCGGCCGGTCCAGGACCGCATGATTCGCTATGCCGTTGCCGAGGGGATGAAAGGGCTGCTGATGAAGGGACAACAACCTGCTGGAGCTTTATTGCTGGATCTTGATCCGCAGCAGGTTGATATCAACGTCCATCCAGCCAAGCGTGAGATTCGTTTCCGCGAGCCCAATGAGATTCGCCGCTTCCTGGTCCGGGCAGTGTCTGAGGCTGTGCTTCGTCATCAGGAAGAGGTTCGTTCCGAGCTTTTCCAACCTCGATATAACGAACAGCGCGAACAGCATAGGGACGAACCGCTGGGGGGGGCTTTGCATAGCGCACAGTCCGAGCAGGTAGAAGAGGCTGCCTCTACAGCATATACAGCAGCATATACAGCCACAGGTACAAGCGTCTCTCCCCGCTCTTCCGGTTATCTCAGTACAACGGAACATAAGCCGGAGCAGCAAGCAGAACGGCAGGTATATAGTGCTGAGCCTTTACCGTTTTCTTCTTTCTCTGCAACCGGCAAGGAAGAGGAGAAGAGAGAAAAAAAAATACAGGAGGGGGATTTACGGACCGCGCCGGAGCAACAAGATTTTTCGCTGAGTTCGCTGAGAAAGCAAGCTCCCCCGCAATTGGGGCAAGGAACTAAACCGGTTGCGGCTCCACAGGAAGAACCTGAACAGCCAGAAGAGCTGCAAGCTGGGCCGCAAGAGTACAACGGCCTCCGTTTGATCGGGCAGTTTCTCAATCTCTATCTGCTCTGCGAGCATGATGGCGAGCTGGTCGTCATAGATCAGCATGCGGCCCATGAACGGATTTTATACCAACAGCTTCGTGCTGCCTATGAGCAACGAGAGATTGCTGTGCAGAATCTGCTCTTTCCTGTCACTGTGGAGCTGGGGCCTGATCACGCTGATATCCTGGAGCAGGAGGCGGAAGCGGTGGCTACTTTGGGGGTGAATGTGGAGTTTTTTGGTGATACCACCTGGGTCATCAAGGCGGTTCCGGCAATGGTGGGGAAGGCACCGCCCCAGGAAGTTTTGTTTGACATCCTTGATGGACTGGCCTCCCATTCCGGTGCTTCACACTCTGAGATACTTCCCGAGTTCATTGAGAATGTACTGGCCTCAATGGCCTGCAAGGCTGCTATTAAATCAGGGAATCACCTCCATCCAGAAGAGATGCTCGCTTTGCTCCGGCAGATGGAACAGAGCGAATTTTTTTCACACTGTCCCCACGGCAGGCCAGTTCTGAAAACTTTTTCTCGGCTTGATGTGGAAAAATGGTTCAAAAGAACCTGA
- a CDS encoding PAS domain-containing sensor histidine kinase — translation MMSQGQLNSLIIAELPVALFVVDKDYKIVEFNPAAEKITGMTRQQVLGCCCSEVLSSNICEYDCPLKESVTTGQPCLGREAIIRTRSGNKVPIILSGRAITKKTGELLCCIEIFRDATDTKELDAHKRNLISLFTHDLKAPVMITGGFVNRLIDGKAGPLNEKQTSYLKIIQNELRRQEEYIQSFLDASKIESGRIELELQPCELAGLLKDIVTGFKVQASLKQIDIKLEMEHDLGQALLDKLHFGRVISNLLDNAIKYSQKDTLVQMQVRQTGKHFIFEINDQGPGIALQNQPHIFEHYYRPTRHCCEQAKGSGLGLAAVKAIVEAHSGSVWLHSIPGEGSTFFVSLPK, via the coding sequence ATGATGAGTCAAGGCCAGCTGAACAGTCTGATTATAGCAGAATTACCGGTTGCTCTTTTTGTCGTGGATAAGGACTATAAAATTGTCGAGTTTAATCCTGCTGCCGAGAAAATCACCGGGATGACGCGGCAGCAGGTGCTGGGATGCTGCTGTTCGGAAGTACTCTCTTCGAATATCTGTGAGTATGATTGTCCGTTGAAGGAGAGCGTGACAACAGGTCAACCCTGCTTAGGAAGAGAGGCAATCATTCGGACGCGCAGTGGCAATAAGGTCCCTATTATCCTCTCTGGAAGAGCGATCACCAAGAAAACCGGTGAGCTGCTTTGTTGTATAGAGATCTTTCGCGACGCCACAGACACCAAGGAACTCGATGCCCATAAACGCAACCTGATTTCTCTCTTCACCCATGATCTCAAGGCCCCTGTTATGATTACCGGCGGTTTTGTCAATCGTCTCATCGATGGGAAGGCCGGACCTCTTAATGAGAAACAAACCAGTTATCTCAAAATTATTCAAAATGAGCTCAGGCGGCAGGAGGAGTATATTCAGTCTTTCCTCGATGCGTCAAAGATAGAATCCGGTCGGATAGAGTTAGAGCTTCAGCCTTGCGAATTGGCGGGTTTGCTCAAGGATATTGTCACAGGTTTTAAGGTGCAGGCATCCCTGAAGCAGATTGATATAAAATTGGAAATGGAGCATGATCTCGGCCAGGCCCTTCTGGATAAATTGCATTTTGGCCGAGTTATCTCCAATTTGCTGGATAACGCTATAAAATATTCGCAAAAGGATACCTTAGTCCAGATGCAGGTACGCCAGACAGGTAAACATTTTATTTTTGAAATCAATGATCAGGGACCTGGCATTGCTCTACAGAATCAGCCTCATATTTTTGAACATTATTACCGTCCTACCCGACATTGCTGTGAGCAGGCTAAGGGGAGCGGGTTAGGCTTGGCAGCGGTGAAGGCCATTGTGGAGGCTCATTCCGGCTCTGTCTGGCTGCACAGTATCCCGGGGGAAGGGAGTACTTTTTTTGTTTCTCTTCCTAAGTAA
- a CDS encoding amidohydrolase family protein has product MAETEYIFAGRLIDGSGSPVRRNILLEMKDGVIIALRSAAEVPDKAPLVDLSHCTLVPALVDCSVALLQSPSVAGNKGEETAEQENIQRDMLERHIRYCFTHGVLGLLAQDKKSLLQEYQRADEDNVQKKQEKQVRGLDIRTAHDGADADVLRLMYSPSIDENTEERAGGSLQLNSAALCHLLQNRDRKKAIVVANGSRQVAEALEAGCDAIEQGYAMGEVNLRVMADKGVLWIPNLVRSKNALDGASGGGAVCCRFSTRYVAPGDPIPGAEAHWKKVLEEQLAQLRLARELGVKIAVGTGAGSVGILHGESVVEEIKLFIKAGYSLEESIQCASKNGAEFFGMQELGQLAVGQRATFLFTRGTVGQLPRKLAYLEGVFMNGQPSPEYKK; this is encoded by the coding sequence ATGGCAGAGACAGAGTACATTTTTGCTGGTCGTCTTATTGATGGCAGCGGCTCCCCGGTACGCCGGAATATCCTGCTGGAAATGAAAGACGGGGTTATTATCGCGCTTCGCTCCGCAGCGGAGGTGCCTGACAAGGCCCCGCTCGTTGATCTCTCCCATTGTACGCTTGTGCCAGCCTTGGTTGATTGTAGTGTGGCTCTGTTGCAATCGCCTTCTGTAGCTGGCAACAAGGGGGAGGAGACTGCGGAGCAGGAGAATATACAGAGGGATATGCTGGAGCGACATATTCGCTATTGCTTTACTCACGGTGTGTTGGGCCTGCTTGCCCAGGATAAGAAGAGCCTGCTGCAAGAATATCAAAGGGCAGATGAGGATAATGTCCAGAAGAAGCAGGAAAAGCAGGTAAGGGGACTGGACATCCGAACAGCCCATGACGGTGCGGATGCTGATGTGCTCCGTTTAATGTATTCACCCAGCATTGACGAAAATACTGAAGAGAGGGCAGGAGGTTCTCTCCAATTGAACTCTGCGGCCCTCTGCCATCTCCTGCAAAATCGGGACAGGAAAAAGGCTATCGTTGTAGCGAACGGTTCCCGACAGGTGGCCGAGGCCCTGGAAGCTGGCTGCGATGCCATTGAGCAGGGCTATGCTATGGGTGAGGTCAATCTCAGGGTAATGGCAGACAAGGGCGTGCTGTGGATTCCCAATCTGGTGCGTTCCAAAAATGCCCTGGATGGTGCCAGTGGAGGCGGGGCAGTTTGTTGTCGTTTTTCCACCCGCTATGTTGCACCGGGTGATCCGATTCCCGGTGCAGAGGCCCATTGGAAAAAAGTCCTGGAGGAACAGCTGGCCCAACTGCGTCTTGCCCGAGAACTCGGGGTAAAGATAGCTGTGGGAACCGGCGCAGGCTCAGTGGGAATTCTGCATGGCGAATCCGTGGTGGAAGAGATAAAGCTCTTTATCAAGGCAGGATACTCTCTGGAAGAGAGTATCCAATGCGCCTCAAAAAATGGAGCTGAATTCTTCGGGATGCAGGAGCTGGGGCAGCTTGCAGTCGGACAACGGGCTACCTTCCTTTTTACCCGAGGCACGGTGGGGCAGTTGCCGCGAAAGCTTGCTTATCTGGAGGGTGTCTTTATGAACGGCCAGCCCAGTCCAGAGTATAAAAAGTAG